AAAAAGCATGCTAACAAAATGTTTCAATTATATTCACCATCCAGTAAATAGAAAAATTCATATAAGCGTGTGTAAATTCTGTTTTGTACAATACGACTTACTATAAAATTCTATCCATGGTCGATCGTGAATTTCAATATCTCCAAATAACATGCGGTCCTATCGACCAACAATGATCCCATCCGATCAGTATCGTGCTTTCACAAATTAtctccacaaaaaaaaacatttaccgTTCAATTCCGGCCTCAGCAGCATCAACAATACTCCTCATAACATTCACTTGTGTCTGAAGCGAGACAATATAATCTAAGGTTTCTTGTATCAGCAAGACGTCATTGTTCATAAACTCTCCACCGGGGACAACGTTTCTTAAGCCTTGAGTCTTTCTCTTGACAAGCTTCCTAGCTTTTGCTGCGATCTCTTCGCTCACTGATTTGGATTTCCTTCTCATCAAGATCTTCTTGCTTCTTCTCACTATCTTTCTATGACACATAACCTTAGGCAACTTCTTGTTGATTAACGTTTCCGCCTTGATACCAGAGAGCATCTGACGTACGAGGAAATTGTCCTCACTGGCGGTTTTCTGGATTAGGGCTCggtgatatatggtgtttttcacatcattgtacatacgttttcatttgtttcaagtcactaattcgtgtcagtctagtcctttttgaccttttacaggtctggagttagcagaagaaagaagagaaggtgcctgatgaaaagaagtccttttggagcattcctgcggagaacactcaagagaacagtcccgagactgatctctctcaagcggaacaagcagacggagtgatccggtgaTTGTTCCAGacaaatatggaaactcctatttcgggaattgaagccctgttgccctaatctctttccttctgattggcgcctccatataaaacgccacctatctattttctattttttttacgctagtttttacaagagaacactgagtatttgcgatctgcaacttgtaagggagaagaaccaatcctctcatagagaagatcatctgaaccctattgtttcatactctgttcttatgcaattttattcaggatttatgtctttg
The Raphanus sativus cultivar WK10039 chromosome 1, ASM80110v3, whole genome shotgun sequence DNA segment above includes these coding regions:
- the LOC130495081 gene encoding transcription factor IBH1-like 1; amino-acid sequence: MYNDVKNTIYHRALIQKTASEDNFLVRQMLSGIKAETLINKKLPKVMCHRKIVRRSKKILMRRKSKSVSEEIAAKARKLVKRKTQGLRNVVPGGEFMNNDVLLIQETLDYIVSLQTQVNVMRSIVDAAEAGIER